A stretch of the Aggregatibacter sp. HMT-949 genome encodes the following:
- the rhlB gene encoding ATP-dependent RNA helicase RhlB, with amino-acid sequence MQQDYLSQQRFTDFPLHPIVQQTLQAKGFEFCTPIQALSLPITLQGKDVAGQAQTGTGKTMAFLTATFHHLLSHQQEDAHYSQPRALILAPTRELAVQIGNDAEPLAKTSGLRTALAYGGDGYDKQLQAIERGVDILIGTTGRVIDYVKQGVIRLDQIQVVVLDEADRMFDLGFIRDIRYLLRKCPSPQNRLTMLFSATLSYKVRELAFEDMNAPEYIEIEPEQKTGRRIKEELFYPSNQDKMALLLTLMEEEWPERCIVFANTKHRCEEIWGYLAADGHRVGLLTGDVAQKKRLALLKQFTDGDLDILVATDVAARGLHIPAVTHVFNYDLPDDCEDYVHRIGRTGRAGESGVSISFACEEYAMNLPAIEEYIGHSIPLSQYAPDSLLSLPKPYRLKLRTSDSSHTPTRNRARRR; translated from the coding sequence ATGCAACAAGATTATTTAAGTCAGCAACGTTTTACCGATTTTCCTTTACACCCGATCGTGCAACAAACTTTACAAGCCAAAGGATTCGAGTTCTGTACACCAATTCAAGCGCTATCTTTACCCATCACATTGCAAGGCAAAGATGTTGCCGGTCAAGCACAAACCGGAACCGGCAAAACGATGGCGTTTTTAACCGCCACTTTCCATCATTTATTAAGCCATCAACAAGAAGATGCACATTATTCGCAACCGCGCGCATTAATTCTTGCACCGACCCGAGAATTGGCGGTGCAAATCGGCAACGATGCGGAGCCGCTTGCCAAAACCAGCGGATTGAGAACCGCATTGGCGTACGGTGGCGATGGCTACGACAAACAATTACAAGCCATTGAACGCGGTGTGGATATTTTAATCGGTACCACGGGACGCGTAATTGATTACGTAAAACAAGGTGTGATTCGTTTAGATCAAATTCAAGTCGTCGTATTGGACGAAGCGGATCGTATGTTTGACCTCGGTTTTATTCGCGATATTCGCTATCTGCTACGCAAATGTCCTTCGCCACAAAATCGCTTAACCATGCTTTTCTCCGCGACGCTTTCTTACAAAGTACGCGAGCTTGCCTTTGAAGACATGAACGCTCCGGAATATATCGAAATCGAACCGGAACAAAAAACCGGTCGCCGCATTAAAGAAGAGTTATTTTATCCGTCCAACCAAGACAAAATGGCGTTGTTGCTCACCTTAATGGAAGAGGAATGGCCGGAACGTTGTATCGTATTTGCCAACACTAAACATCGTTGTGAAGAAATTTGGGGCTACTTAGCAGCGGACGGCCATCGAGTCGGCTTGCTTACCGGCGATGTGGCGCAGAAAAAACGCCTTGCGCTACTAAAACAATTCACCGACGGTGATTTGGATATTTTAGTGGCGACGGATGTAGCGGCGCGAGGGTTACATATTCCTGCCGTAACTCACGTATTTAACTATGATTTACCGGACGATTGCGAAGATTATGTACACCGCATCGGGCGCACCGGTCGCGCCGGCGAAAGCGGCGTTTCTATCAGCTTCGCGTGCGAAGAATACGCTATGAATTTACCGGCAATTGAAGAATATATTGGCCATTCCATTCCGCTCAGCCAATACGCTCCCGACTCCTTATTAAGCTTACCGAAACCCTATCGTTTAAAACTGCGCACGAGTGATTCATCGCACACACCAACGAGAAATCGCGCTCGCCGCAGATAA
- a CDS encoding beta-phosphoglucomutase family hydrolase produces MIDNALFNRYEGLIFDMDGTLIDTMPVHARAWGMVGEQFGYEFDSRIMYQLGGASVRTIAAAIMQKAGMPQARLDEVVAAKRALSYQLIPTESKLLPTFEVVRHFHQQKPIALGSGSHRYLIDVLMDKLAIAPYFNAVVSADDVMEHKPHPETFLRCATLIQAEPTRCIVFEDADLGVEAGLSAGMDVFDVRTREIIPAR; encoded by the coding sequence ATGATAGATAACGCGCTGTTTAATCGCTACGAAGGCTTAATTTTTGATATGGACGGTACGCTGATTGATACCATGCCGGTGCATGCGCGCGCGTGGGGCATGGTGGGCGAACAATTTGGCTATGAGTTTGACAGTCGAATTATGTATCAACTGGGCGGCGCTTCGGTGCGTACCATTGCCGCAGCGATTATGCAAAAAGCCGGCATGCCGCAAGCGCGTTTGGACGAAGTGGTGGCGGCTAAACGTGCACTTTCTTATCAATTAATTCCGACCGAATCCAAGCTGTTGCCGACCTTTGAGGTAGTTCGTCATTTTCATCAACAAAAACCAATTGCACTGGGTTCCGGCTCCCATCGTTATTTGATTGATGTGTTAATGGATAAACTCGCTATCGCGCCTTATTTTAATGCGGTTGTCAGTGCCGACGATGTAATGGAACACAAACCGCATCCGGAAACATTTTTACGTTGTGCTACATTAATTCAGGCCGAACCAACCCGTTGCATTGTGTTTGAAGACGCCGATCTCGGTGTGGAGGCCGGGTTGAGTGCGGGAATGGATGTATTCGACGTACGCACTCGTGAAATTATTCCGGCAAGATAA
- the gltX gene encoding glutamate--tRNA ligase yields the protein MKLDAPFDLDPNVKVRTRFAPSPTGYLHVGGARTALYSWLYAKHNHGEFVLRIEDTDLERSTPEATQAILEAMEWLDLSWEHGPYYQTKRFDRYNQVIDQMIEQGLAYRCYCTKERLDTLRHTQEQNKEKPRYDRHCLHDHAHHSADEPHVVRFKNPTEGSVVFDDAVRGRIEISNSELDDLIIRRTDGSPTYNFCVVVDDWDMGITHVVRGEDHINNTPRQINILKALGAPIPVYAHVSMINGDDGQKLSKRHGAVSVMQYRDEGYLPEALINYLVRLGWGHGDQEIFTREEMIELFDLHSVSKSASAFNTEKLLWLNHHYIRELPREYVAKHLAWQYQDLGIDTTNGPALTEIVNMLADRCKTLREMAQASRYFFEEFDTFDEAAAKKHFKAGAVEALEKVKEKLTTLSSWDLHSTHEAIEQTAAELEVGMGKVGMPLRVAVTGTGQSPSMDVTLVGIGRERVLNRIQHAIDFIQAQNA from the coding sequence ATGAAATTAGATGCTCCTTTTGATTTGGATCCGAACGTGAAAGTGCGTACTCGTTTTGCACCAAGTCCGACCGGTTATTTACATGTAGGTGGCGCGCGCACTGCACTTTATTCTTGGTTATATGCCAAACATAATCACGGCGAATTCGTGTTGCGTATTGAAGATACCGATTTGGAGCGCTCTACGCCGGAAGCGACGCAAGCCATTTTAGAAGCCATGGAATGGTTGGATCTCAGCTGGGAACACGGCCCGTATTATCAAACCAAGCGTTTTGATCGTTACAATCAAGTGATTGATCAAATGATCGAACAAGGCTTGGCATACCGTTGTTACTGCACCAAAGAACGTTTAGACACATTACGTCATACACAAGAACAAAACAAAGAAAAACCACGTTATGACCGTCATTGTTTGCATGATCATGCCCATCATTCGGCTGATGAACCTCACGTGGTACGCTTTAAAAACCCGACGGAAGGTTCCGTGGTATTTGATGACGCGGTACGTGGACGCATTGAAATCAGCAACAGCGAATTGGATGATTTGATTATCCGCCGTACCGATGGTTCGCCGACCTACAATTTCTGCGTGGTAGTCGACGACTGGGACATGGGGATTACGCACGTGGTACGCGGTGAAGACCACATTAACAACACGCCGCGCCAAATTAACATCTTAAAAGCCCTCGGCGCGCCGATTCCGGTGTACGCCCACGTTTCCATGATTAACGGTGACGACGGGCAAAAACTTTCCAAACGTCACGGCGCAGTGAGTGTTATGCAATATCGCGACGAAGGCTATTTACCGGAAGCGCTTATCAATTATTTAGTGCGTTTGGGGTGGGGGCACGGTGATCAAGAAATCTTTACCCGTGAAGAAATGATCGAATTGTTTGATTTACATTCCGTCAGTAAATCCGCCAGCGCCTTCAACACCGAAAAATTATTATGGTTAAATCATCATTACATTCGTGAATTGCCGCGGGAGTATGTGGCAAAACACTTGGCGTGGCAATATCAGGATCTGGGTATTGACACCACAAACGGTCCGGCATTAACGGAAATCGTTAATATGCTAGCGGATCGTTGCAAAACCTTACGCGAAATGGCGCAGGCAAGCCGTTATTTCTTTGAAGAATTTGACACTTTCGATGAAGCTGCCGCGAAAAAACATTTCAAAGCCGGTGCCGTAGAAGCCCTAGAAAAAGTAAAAGAAAAACTGACCACACTTTCTAGCTGGGATTTGCATTCCACCCACGAAGCCATTGAGCAAACCGCCGCCGAATTGGAAGTTGGCATGGGAAAAGTAGGCATGCCGTTGCGTGTCGCCGTTACCGGTACGGGTCAATCACCGTCCATGGACGTCACCCTCGTAGGCATCGGGCGTGAACGCGTATTAAATCGCATTCAACATGCCATTGATTTTATTCAGGCGCAAAACGCTTAA
- the ppx gene encoding exopolyphosphatase, producing MTNNETFFEQDALPHSRSHVREIAAIDLGSNSFHMIVARIMNGSIQVLSRLKQKVKLAEGLDENAQLSQEAITRGVNCLALFAERLQGFAPENVNVVGTYTLRRAVNNDEFLRQAAKVFPYPINIISGQTEAKTIYAGVCHTQPEKGRKLVVDIGGGSTEMIIGDDFTPIVAESRHMGCVSFAAKYFPNGVISRQNFEEAYQSAVNKIEDLGWEYRNLGWQSVLGSSGTIKTVHQVIAATLDPNGIITKARLNDLVEQTLCASHFDKLNIIGLNPERTDVFVPGLAILNAVFDVFHIDQMRYSDGALREGVIYSIEKNFQVADIRARTAWGLTEQFDIDTEQAHRIAGSANLLAHQYNQWVKPELAEEMQSILLWAARLHEVGIVINHKNMQKHSAYILQNMELPGFDREQQRLLALLVRLHIGPLKTADLIKFARYDEQDVLALIRLLRLAVILNKSRQAAEKIQHLSLKNDRIGGAWILAFDPGYLERNPLVSNELRQESNGLKELALELLFN from the coding sequence ATGACGAATAACGAAACGTTTTTTGAGCAGGACGCGTTGCCTCATTCGCGCAGCCATGTGCGTGAAATCGCTGCCATTGATCTTGGCTCGAACAGCTTTCATATGATTGTGGCGCGCATTATGAACGGCTCCATTCAAGTGTTGTCGCGCTTAAAACAAAAAGTGAAATTGGCCGAAGGCTTGGATGAAAATGCGCAGTTAAGCCAAGAGGCGATTACGCGCGGGGTAAATTGCTTGGCGTTGTTTGCCGAGCGTTTGCAAGGTTTTGCGCCGGAAAACGTGAACGTGGTCGGCACTTATACCTTACGCAGAGCGGTTAATAACGATGAATTTTTGCGTCAGGCGGCGAAAGTGTTTCCCTATCCGATTAACATTATCAGCGGTCAAACGGAAGCTAAAACCATCTATGCCGGCGTGTGCCACACGCAGCCGGAAAAAGGCCGAAAATTGGTGGTGGATATCGGCGGCGGCTCGACGGAAATGATCATCGGTGATGATTTCACTCCGATTGTGGCGGAAAGCCGTCATATGGGTTGTGTGAGTTTTGCAGCGAAATATTTTCCAAACGGTGTGATTTCGCGCCAAAACTTTGAAGAAGCTTATCAAAGTGCGGTGAATAAAATCGAAGATTTAGGTTGGGAATATCGTAATCTCGGTTGGCAATCGGTATTAGGTTCTTCCGGCACGATAAAAACCGTGCATCAAGTGATTGCGGCCACTTTAGATCCGAACGGCATTATCACGAAAGCACGTTTGAACGATTTGGTCGAACAAACTTTATGTGCATCACATTTTGATAAATTAAATATTATCGGTTTGAATCCCGAACGCACGGATGTGTTTGTGCCCGGTTTGGCGATTCTGAATGCGGTGTTCGATGTGTTTCATATTGATCAAATGCGTTATTCCGACGGTGCGTTACGCGAAGGGGTAATTTATAGCATCGAAAAAAATTTCCAAGTGGCGGATATTCGCGCGCGTACTGCCTGGGGTTTAACGGAACAGTTCGATATCGACACCGAGCAAGCGCACCGCATTGCCGGTAGCGCGAATTTGCTGGCGCACCAATATAATCAGTGGGTGAAACCGGAACTGGCCGAAGAAATGCAAAGTATTTTGCTATGGGCAGCGCGTTTACACGAAGTGGGTATCGTGATTAATCACAAAAATATGCAAAAACATTCCGCGTACATTCTACAAAATATGGAATTGCCGGGCTTTGACCGCGAACAACAACGCTTGCTCGCCTTATTGGTACGGCTACACATCGGCCCGTTGAAAACCGCCGATTTGATCAAATTCGCCCGTTATGACGAACAAGACGTACTGGCATTGATTCGCTTATTGCGTCTTGCGGTGATTTTGAACAAATCTCGTCAAGCTGCGGAGAAAATCCAACATCTCTCTCTAAAAAACGACCGCATTGGAGGCGCTTGGATACTGGCGTTTGACCCGGGTTATCTGGAGCGTAATCCGCTCGTTTCCAACGAATTGCGTCAAGAAAGTAACGGATTAAAAGAATTGGCGTTAGAGTTGCTGTTTAATTAA
- the purT gene encoding formate-dependent phosphoribosylglycinamide formyltransferase — protein sequence MTTLGTALTQNATKVMILGSGELGKEVVIELQRLGVEVIAVDRYENAPAQQVAHRAYTLSMLDGTALKALVEQEKPDYIVPEVEAIATTTLVELEQAGFNVVPTAKAAQLTMNREGIRRLAAEELGLPTSPYQFVDNFADFQRAVAKIGIPCVVKPIMSSSGHGQSVLKSEDDLQKAWDYAQEGGRAGAGRVIVEGFVKFDYEITLLTVRHINGTAFLAPIGHRQEDGDYRESWQPQAMSEVALQKAQAVAEKITGALGGRGIFGVEMFVCGDEVIFNEVSPRPHDTGMVTLISQDLSEFALHARAILGLPIPEITLFGPAASKAVVVAGKSQNVRFGCLDQVLAESQTDIRLFGKGELNGHRRLGVLLARDVSVEKALEKVNRAYEKLTFTL from the coding sequence ATGACAACTCTCGGTACCGCATTAACCCAGAACGCCACCAAAGTGATGATTTTGGGTTCCGGCGAATTAGGCAAAGAAGTGGTGATTGAACTGCAACGCCTAGGCGTAGAAGTCATCGCCGTAGATCGTTACGAAAACGCGCCGGCGCAACAAGTCGCGCATCGTGCTTACACGTTGTCTATGCTCGACGGCACCGCATTGAAAGCGCTAGTGGAGCAAGAAAAACCGGATTATATCGTACCGGAAGTGGAAGCCATTGCTACTACAACTTTAGTGGAGTTAGAGCAAGCTGGTTTTAATGTCGTACCGACAGCAAAAGCCGCGCAACTTACTATGAACCGTGAAGGCATTCGACGTTTGGCTGCAGAAGAATTGGGTTTACCGACTTCGCCTTATCAGTTCGTCGATAACTTTGCCGATTTTCAACGCGCGGTAGCAAAAATTGGTATTCCTTGTGTAGTGAAACCGATTATGTCTTCATCCGGTCATGGGCAAAGCGTGTTGAAATCCGAAGACGATTTGCAAAAAGCTTGGGATTACGCGCAAGAAGGCGGCCGCGCCGGCGCTGGTCGGGTGATTGTAGAAGGTTTCGTGAAATTTGATTATGAAATCACGCTGTTAACTGTGCGTCATATTAATGGCACCGCTTTTCTTGCGCCAATCGGCCATCGTCAAGAAGACGGCGATTATCGCGAGTCTTGGCAGCCGCAGGCAATGTCGGAGGTAGCATTGCAGAAAGCACAAGCCGTTGCGGAAAAAATTACCGGTGCTTTAGGTGGTAGAGGAATTTTCGGCGTGGAAATGTTTGTATGCGGCGATGAAGTAATTTTTAATGAAGTTTCTCCTCGCCCGCATGATACCGGCATGGTGACGTTAATTTCTCAAGATCTCTCCGAATTCGCCTTGCACGCCCGTGCCATTTTGGGGTTGCCGATTCCTGAAATAACCTTATTTGGTCCGGCGGCATCAAAAGCCGTTGTTGTAGCAGGCAAATCGCAAAACGTTCGTTTCGGTTGCCTCGACCAGGTTCTCGCCGAGTCGCAGACCGATATTCGTTTATTCGGTAAAGGTGAACTTAACGGCCATCGTCGCTTAGGCGTATTATTGGCGCGCGACGTTTCGGTGGAGAAAGCGTTAGAAAAAGTCAATCGCGCTTACGAGAAATTAACATTTACGCTTTAA
- the luxS gene encoding S-ribosylhomocysteine lyase, with protein sequence MPLLDSFKVDHTKMNAPAVRVAKTMRTPKGDDLTIFDLRFCVPNKEILPPKGIHTLEHLFAGFMRDHLNSDGVEIIDISPMGCRTGFYMSLIGTPNEQQVAQAWLASMHDILGVKDQAAIPELNIYQCGTYTEHSLQEAHEIAKNVIARGVGINKNADLALDESLLK encoded by the coding sequence ATGCCATTACTTGATAGCTTTAAAGTCGATCATACTAAAATGAACGCCCCGGCCGTTCGCGTGGCGAAAACGATGCGTACACCAAAAGGCGATGACCTCACGATTTTTGACTTGCGTTTTTGTGTTCCAAACAAAGAAATTCTACCGCCAAAAGGCATTCACACGCTTGAACATTTATTCGCCGGCTTTATGCGCGATCACTTAAATAGCGACGGCGTAGAAATTATCGATATCTCACCGATGGGTTGTCGCACCGGCTTTTATATGTCGCTTATCGGTACGCCTAACGAGCAACAAGTAGCGCAAGCTTGGTTAGCTTCAATGCACGATATTTTAGGTGTAAAAGATCAAGCGGCGATCCCTGAACTTAATATTTACCAATGCGGTACTTACACGGAACATTCCTTGCAAGAAGCACATGAAATCGCCAAAAATGTCATTGCGCGCGGCGTGGGCATAAACAAAAATGCCGATCTTGCCCTAGACGAATCATTATTAAAATAA
- a CDS encoding YqaA family protein, whose protein sequence is MDWLAFGFWADFWLNHALWLMFASALLSATVLPGNSEAVFVALIVPKLASGNGFSEDIIGLILVATIGNGLGSLTTYAVGRWLPVWKPKQHRIEVAQELLRRYGLVALLLSWLPVLGDLICALAGWLRLDLARCCLFIFLGKFIRYVALLFLSAPFLL, encoded by the coding sequence ATGGATTGGCTTGCTTTCGGGTTTTGGGCTGATTTTTGGCTAAATCATGCTTTATGGTTAATGTTCGCAAGTGCATTATTAAGTGCGACGGTTTTGCCGGGCAATTCGGAAGCCGTATTTGTTGCGCTCATCGTACCGAAATTGGCGTCGGGAAACGGATTTAGCGAAGATATTATCGGATTGATTTTGGTCGCCACTATTGGAAATGGTTTAGGCAGTTTAACCACCTATGCCGTCGGGCGCTGGTTACCCGTTTGGAAGCCTAAACAGCACCGCATTGAAGTCGCACAGGAGCTGCTTCGGCGTTACGGTTTGGTTGCATTATTGTTGAGTTGGTTACCTGTTTTGGGCGATCTGATCTGTGCACTGGCAGGGTGGCTGCGATTAGATTTGGCGCGCTGTTGTTTATTTATTTTTCTTGGTAAATTCATTCGTTATGTGGCGTTATTGTTTCTCAGTGCGCCTTTTTTATTATAA